A window of Candidatus Hydrogenedentota bacterium genomic DNA:
GACCCGGGCGACGTAAAGAATCCCGACAATCCTTTCGCACCATGCCGCGTGGACAGCCTTTCGTACATCTACATCGGCTGGGCTTTCGATGAGACCTATTACCTGGTTGCGGGCAAGGACGAAAATGACCGGAATATCCCCGTCAACTTCACTGTAATCGGCACCTACATCGACGGCGGCTTCCTGAGCTTCTTCCAGGACGTGCTCAGCGGCATCGATGAAGCCACGACCGTAAGCGACGCCGCCAAAGCAGTGGACAAGGACTTCGACTTCGTCCGCGTTTCCGATAGCGTGCCGAAGACGATGTACCGGTTGCGCGAAGGCATCGAGCGGTTCCTCATTACGGATATCAATAATCCTGCCGCCGCGCAACAGGCCCAGAGCCAAGTAACTATCCAGTTCGACACCGTAGACCCGAATGCCTCGGACTTCAACCACGTTCCAGGCGGCGGAAATGTTCTGTACATGGATGGACACGTGGATTTCCTGCGCTTCTCGACGCAGCATCCCGTCTCGCGCGCATTCGCCATGGTCGTCTGGCTGGCTGACAATCTGTAAGCTTTCAACCGTCAAGAAGCATTGATTCGTCATCGCGGTTCGTGGTGTCACGAACCGCGATGTATTGCTTAATGTCGGTTCGTAAACGTCGGCGATTGAATTGTGCTCTAGCCGGACTTCCTTATACTCATAATAGTGCGGTTAGCTAGAATATCTTGCGCGCTTTTATCAGAATTCTTATTGACAGATTGAAACCTATCCGCTATGCTGGGTATGCGCACACAGGTTTGGACCAAATGCCTCAGTTCTTGTTTAGGACAAGGGATAGGAGGTATGCGACATGAAACACAAAGGATTCACGTTAATCGAACTGCTTGTGGTCATTGCCATCATCGGCATCCTGGCGGCGATCCTGCTGCCGGCGCTGGCGCGGGCGCGCGAATCGGCACGGCGAGCGAGTTGCCAGAACAATCTTAAGGAGTTCGGGCTGGTATACAAAATGTATTCGAATGAGGACCCCGGCGAACGGTTCCCTCCCATGCATCTTTATTTCGTGCAAAGCCTGGACTGCAATGGCTCGGCTTATCCCTATGGTCCGCAGGGCGGGCCGGACGAACCGCAAATGAGCATCGGCCCGCTGGTGCCCGCAATTTACCCGGAATACCTCAACGATCCCTGGCTGACGGTATGCCCCTCGGATGCGGGCGTGAGGGCGCATAGCGGAGAAACCACGGAGGACTGTCTCTTCGACGAGGTCACCGGCAATGTGATTTTCGGCATGCCTTGCGCGGAAGGCTGGATGGGCATGAACGCCATCGACAATAGTTACTCCTACTTGGGCTGGGTGTTTGACATGGTCGATGGAACGGACCCCGCAGTGCCGGCGTCCGTGCTGACGGCATTGTCGGTGGCTGCGGGCGGGGACCCGATTACCTCCAATGAGCCTATTTCCCGGCAGACGGTCGGCTGGCTGACCGCGCTCGCCACCGAGATCTTCTTCAATGAAAACCGTCTGGCAGGCGACCAGGACTTCGATTTGTCGAAGTACGGTTTTGGCGGTTTTGGCAACTCGGGCGGCAATACGCTTTACCGGCTGCGCGAGGGCATTGAGCGCTTTCTGATCACGGATATCAACAGTCCCGCCGCCACGGCGCAGGCACAGAGCCAGGTCTATCTGATGTGGGACATGCTTTCGACCGACGCGTCGGACTACAACCACGTGCCGGGCGGCTCAAATGTGCTTTATATGGATGGCCACTGTGATTTCCTGCGCTATGAACAGAATGGCCAAGCACCGGTGAACGCGAGCTTTGCTATCGCCGTGGGCGTCCTGAACAACGCCAGTCTTTGACGGTTCCCGTTCCAGCCGAATGATTGTCCGGGCCGTCCTTCCGGCGGCCCGGGCTTGTTCATTTCGCGGGGGGCGCGGACACGGCGGGCCCGCGGCTCCGGTCACCCGTGCCGGCAGGCAGATTGTACGTTTTGCGGACAACGTAGAGGGGCCGCGCTTTCACTTCAAGGATGATGCATTTCAAGTATTCGCCCATCATCCCGAGCAGGATAAACACCACGCCGAACAGCGCGCCTATGGTCGACAGCACGAGATGAACGAGCGGCTGATCCATACCGCCGCCGGCCAGAAACAGACCCGCGACACACGCGCCGTAGGCTCCGGCAGCCGCCACCAGCAGCACCCCGAAATAGAAGCCGAGCCGCAGCGGCAGTACGGTGTTCGAGACAATCGCGTCGCGCGCAAAACGCAGCATATTGCGAAGACTGTACTTGGACTGGCCCGCGCCGCGCGCCGCCCGCACAAAGGGCACCGTGCTCTGGCGGAACCCGAGCGTGGCGAACATCCCGCGCAGAAACCGCACACGTTCGGGATAGGCGCGCAGCGCTTCAAGCGCCTGCCTGGTGAACCCCTTGTAGTCGGCGGCGTCTTCGACAATCTCCGGAAGCACCCAACGCCGCATGAGCGCATAGAAGAGCTTTGCGCTCTTCCGTTTCCAGAATGAATCGACACTGCGGTCCGTGCGCACGGTGTGCACGACGTCAAAGCCCTCTTCAAGCTTCGCGAGCACGTCCGGAATCAGTTCCGGCGGGTCCTGCAAGTCCGCGTCGATCACGATGATATAGTCGCCCATGCAATAGTCGAGACCCGCGGTAATTGCACGCTGGTGCCCGAAATTGCGGGAGAGCGAGACGCCTTTGACGCCCGGGTTCGCCGCGCAGAGCCGGGCGATGACTGCTTCCGTCGCGTCGGTGCTCCCGTCGTCTATGAGAACGATCTCAAACGAGAAACGCGGCAGGCGTTCGAAAATGGGCGTAACCCGCGTCAGGAACGCATCGAGCGTGTCGGCTTCATTGTGGCACGGCACGACGACGGATACGTATCGGGGGGAACCGCTGCTCATGGGGGAATATTAGAGCAGCCGGGCAGGCACTGCAAGGGAACGGGAGCGCGGGGCAGGCGCGACGGGGACACCGCGTCTGCGACAGAATCAGGATTGTCGGCGTGCCTTGATGATAAGTTCGCCCTTCAGGATGTAGGCGTGGTCGAGGATTTCGTAGCCGCGCGCCCGCAAGGCGCGCGTGAGCGAGTCGCGGGTGTAGTGCGTAACATGCTCGTCGGCATACGCGCCTGGCGCGGCCAGATGATAGAGCCGCTCCGTCAGCCGCCACTGCCAGTTGCCATAGTCCGGCGTTCCGATGATGAGCGTGCCGCCAGGCCGCAGCACTCGCGTGAGTTCGTCGAGCATCCGCCCCCCCTCGTCGGGAATATGCTCGATGACTTCCGAACAGATCGCGCAATCGAAGGCCGCCTCGTCAAACGGCAGGACGCAGCCGTCGGCTTGAACCAGTTTCCGGTTCACCCGCTTCATGAACGTGAGTTTCTCGTGCCGGAGGTCCACGCCGACGGCGTTCGGCAGGTCGGCCAAAATCCGGGAACTGCCGCAGCCGATGTCAAGCGTGGCAATGCCGGGCGGCGTGAACCCGAGGATCAGGGCGTGGCGCCGGCGCTGCCAGTAGCGCTGCAACGGAATGCGGCTGTCGTGAGCGCGCCAGTCATAGTCCGGAAAGTCGATTGAATTGCGCGTCCGCCACATGCGAAAGAACAGACGCAGGTAGTCGAGGCCAAATTGAACGACCTTAGCATGGGACCGGCCTTCGCCGCGCGACTGATAGTGAAACGGCACTTCGGCAAATCGCCGGCCGCGGCGCAGCGCCTCAAGCAGTATCTCGACCAGTACAACGAAATTCGAAAACTGGGGCTGAATGTTGCGGAAGACACTCTTGTGGTACAAGCGGTAACCGCTCGACATGTCGCGCACGTTGATGGAAAGAGCGCTCCGGAAAAAGGCATTGAGCACGCAACTGAGCAGGTAACGCACGAGCGGCTGGTCGGCGCGCCCGCCCGGCACGTAGCGCGACGCGATCAGAATGTCCGCTTGGTCACGCGCGGCCCACAAGTCCCGGATGAACTTGGCGGGATGCGACAGGTCGGCATCCATCGTGATGAGGTACTCGCCGCGTGCTTCGCGGATGCCCCGCAACAGCGCGGCTCCGTAGCCGGATTGCGTTTCGCAAATGTAGCGCGCGCCCGCCGCCGTGACGACTTGTTCGGTGCCGTCGGGCGACGCCTTGTCCACAACGAGGATCTCGTAACGCACCCCAAGCGCGTCCAGCGTTTCCTTTAGTGCGGGCAGAAGCAGGTTGAGATTGAGAGCCTCGTTCATGCTCGGGATAATGACCGATATCTCGACGCGATCGGCCGCTTCAGCAGATAGAACCATATACTCCACCTTGTTCAGGCCCGGCAACTGGGACGCATTTTACTGAAAGGGCGGCACCATGTCACAGTGCCTGCTCGCGCCGGCCAGACGCGTCGCACAACGCATCGAGAAACGCCGCATCGGGCATCCGCCCCCGCTCGCGGCATGCCCGTACTGCCGCCCAGGCCCCATCGAAATCGTTCCGCTTCAGGCATACCGCGGCGAGCTGTTCGTAGAGACTGGGGTCATCCGGCTGCAGGGCTATCGCCTTCCGCAGGGCTTCCTGCGCCCCGGCGTACTGCTCCAGCGCATAGAACGCCGATGCAAGGTTCACCCAAGCCGCCACAAAGGATGCGTCTATGGCGACAGCCTCCTGCAAGCACGGCAGCGCTTCCCGCGCACGGCCCGACTGGACCAGGAAAG
This region includes:
- a CDS encoding glycosyltransferase family 2 protein is translated as MSSGSPRYVSVVVPCHNEADTLDAFLTRVTPIFERLPRFSFEIVLIDDGSTDATEAVIARLCAANPGVKGVSLSRNFGHQRAITAGLDYCMGDYIIVIDADLQDPPELIPDVLAKLEEGFDVVHTVRTDRSVDSFWKRKSAKLFYALMRRWVLPEIVEDAADYKGFTRQALEALRAYPERVRFLRGMFATLGFRQSTVPFVRAARGAGQSKYSLRNMLRFARDAIVSNTVLPLRLGFYFGVLLVAAAGAYGACVAGLFLAGGGMDQPLVHLVLSTIGALFGVVFILLGMMGEYLKCIILEVKARPLYVVRKTYNLPAGTGDRSRGPAVSAPPAK
- a CDS encoding prepilin-type N-terminal cleavage/methylation domain-containing protein produces the protein MKHKGFTLIELLVVIAIIGILAAILLPALARARESARRASCQNNLKEFGLVYKMYSNEDPGERFPPMHLYFVQSLDCNGSAYPYGPQGGPDEPQMSIGPLVPAIYPEYLNDPWLTVCPSDAGVRAHSGETTEDCLFDEVTGNVIFGMPCAEGWMGMNAIDNSYSYLGWVFDMVDGTDPAVPASVLTALSVAAGGDPITSNEPISRQTVGWLTALATEIFFNENRLAGDQDFDLSKYGFGGFGNSGGNTLYRLREGIERFLITDINSPAATAQAQSQVYLMWDMLSTDASDYNHVPGGSNVLYMDGHCDFLRYEQNGQAPVNASFAIAVGVLNNASL
- a CDS encoding glycosyltransferase — protein: MVLSAEAADRVEISVIIPSMNEALNLNLLLPALKETLDALGVRYEILVVDKASPDGTEQVVTAAGARYICETQSGYGAALLRGIREARGEYLITMDADLSHPAKFIRDLWAARDQADILIASRYVPGGRADQPLVRYLLSCVLNAFFRSALSINVRDMSSGYRLYHKSVFRNIQPQFSNFVVLVEILLEALRRGRRFAEVPFHYQSRGEGRSHAKVVQFGLDYLRLFFRMWRTRNSIDFPDYDWRAHDSRIPLQRYWQRRRHALILGFTPPGIATLDIGCGSSRILADLPNAVGVDLRHEKLTFMKRVNRKLVQADGCVLPFDEAAFDCAICSEVIEHIPDEGGRMLDELTRVLRPGGTLIIGTPDYGNWQWRLTERLYHLAAPGAYADEHVTHYTRDSLTRALRARGYEILDHAYILKGELIIKARRQS
- a CDS encoding prepilin-type N-terminal cleavage/methylation domain-containing protein, translating into MMKRHGFTLIELLVVIAIIGILAAILLPALARAREAARRSSCQNNLKEIGLSLKMYAIEDPGERFPPNSYAGGDNCDDIGFDTMWYGEVLYPEYLSDLATNICPSDSDGQEEFQSGRWNRRDPGDVKNPDNPFAPCRVDSLSYIYIGWAFDETYYLVAGKDENDRNIPVNFTVIGTYIDGGFLSFFQDVLSGIDEATTVSDAAKAVDKDFDFVRVSDSVPKTMYRLREGIERFLITDINNPAAAQQAQSQVTIQFDTVDPNASDFNHVPGGGNVLYMDGHVDFLRFSTQHPVSRAFAMVVWLADNL